The Rhododendron vialii isolate Sample 1 chromosome 6a, ASM3025357v1 genome includes a window with the following:
- the LOC131331410 gene encoding protein DETOXIFICATION 27-like isoform X1: MGLAEDDNQPLLISSSAAAAEEVYEQESNGGNLIRRILLESKKTWHIAGPSIFTRIALFSLTVITQSFAGHLSDLDLAAISIVTTVIIGITFGFLLGMASALETLCGQAYGAKQYHMLGIYMQRSWVVLFFSSILLVPLFLFATPILEFTGQSMEVAELSGVVALWLIPMHLSFGFQFTLVRFLQCQLKTAVIAWVSGVVLALHVFVSWLFVYKLRVGIVGTAITLDFSWWVSVLGLFGFVVCGGCPHSWTGFSNQAFVGLWEFFKLSVASGVMLLLENFYFRVLIIVAGKMQNAEVALDALSICVTILAWESMIPLGFFAATGVRVANELGAGNAEGAKFASIVCVFTSLLVGILFWVLILAIPDKLAMIFTSTTSVITMVEQLSVLLSFTVLLNCIQPVLSGVAVGSGWQVLVAFVNVGSYYIVGVPLGLVMGWFLDFGIEGIWCGMISGTVVQTLILTFITVRCKWEKQVQKARVHTNNEVATNRLLAS; this comes from the exons ATGGGATTGGCAGAGGACGACAACCAGCCTCTGTTAATCTCATCATccgcagcagcagcagaagaagTATATGAACAAGAATCAAACGGTGGAAATTTGATCAGACGAATCTTGTTAGAGTCGAAGAAAACATGGCACATCGCGGGCCCCTCCATCTTCACTCGAATCGCCTTGTTCTCCCTCACCGTCATCACCCAATCCTTCGCCGGCCACCTCAGCGACCTCGACCTCGCCGCCATCTCCATCGTCACCACTGTCATCATCGGCATCACCTTCGGCTTCTTG CTAGGAATGGCGAGTGCGCTAGAAACGCTTTGTGGTCAAGCATATGGTGCAAAACAATACCACATGTTGGGCATTTATATGCAACGCTCGTGGGTTGTGCTTTTTTTCAGTTCAATTTTGTTGGTGCCTCTTTTTCTCTTCGCTACGCCCATACTTGAGTTCACGGGGCAATCAATGGAGGTGGCAGAGCTGTCGGGAGTGGTGGCGCTGTGGTTGATTCCGATGCACTTGAGCTTTGGGTTTCAGTTCACGTTGGTGAGGTTTTTGCAGTGCCAACTCAAGACAGCGGTGATCGCTTGGGTGTCCGGTGTGGTACTTGCACTCCATGTATTTGTTAGTTGGTTGTTTGTGTATAAGTTGAGGGTTGGCATTGTTGGGACTGCAATTACCCTCGATTTCTCATGGTGGGTTTCAGTTTTAGGTCTGTTTGGGTTTGTTGTTTGTGGTGGTTGTCCTCATTCTTGGACTGGTTTTTCCAATCAAGCATTTGTTGGGCTGTGGGAATTCTTCAAGCTGTCTGTGGCTTCTGGGGTCATGCTCTT GTTGGAGAATTTTTACTTTAGAGTGTTGATCATAGTCGCAGGTAAAATGCAGAATGCTGAAGTTGCACTTGATGCCCTGTCCATCTG CGTCACTATCCTGGCATGGGAATCCATGATTCCCCTTGGATTTTTTGCAGCAACTGG GGTACGTGTAGCAAATGAGCTTGGAGCTGGCAATGCAGAAGGTGCGAAGTTTGCTAGCATTGTCTGTGTGTTCACCTCCCTACTTGTGGGCATTCTTTTTTGGGTTCTGATCTTAGCCATCCCTGATAAGCTTGCGATGATCTTCACTTCAACCACTTCTGTAATCACAATGGTCGAACAATTATCAGTGTTGCTGTCATTTACCGTTCTCCTGAACTGCATTCAGCCAGTACTCTCGG GTGTGGCAGTTGGGTCTGGTTGGCAAGTATTGGTGGCATTTGTAAATGTAGGTAGTTACTATATAGTTGGAGTTCCGCTTGGGCTTGTTATGGGCTGGTTCCTAGATTTTGGCATTGAG GGTATTTGGTGTGGAATGATCAGTGGAACAGTGGTCCAAACATTGATATTAACATTTATAACGGTCAGATGCAAATGGGAAAAACAG GTGCAAAAAGCTCGCGTGCATACGAACAATGAGGTTGCAACCAACAGACTATTAGCAAGTTAA
- the LOC131331410 gene encoding protein DETOXIFICATION 27-like isoform X2, with the protein MAHRGPLHLHSNRLVLPHRHHPILRRPPQRPRPRRHLHRHHCHHRHHLRLLGMASALETLCGQAYGAKQYHMLGIYMQRSWVVLFFSSILLVPLFLFATPILEFTGQSMEVAELSGVVALWLIPMHLSFGFQFTLVRFLQCQLKTAVIAWVSGVVLALHVFVSWLFVYKLRVGIVGTAITLDFSWWVSVLGLFGFVVCGGCPHSWTGFSNQAFVGLWEFFKLSVASGVMLLLENFYFRVLIIVAGKMQNAEVALDALSICVTILAWESMIPLGFFAATGVRVANELGAGNAEGAKFASIVCVFTSLLVGILFWVLILAIPDKLAMIFTSTTSVITMVEQLSVLLSFTVLLNCIQPVLSGVAVGSGWQVLVAFVNVGSYYIVGVPLGLVMGWFLDFGIEGIWCGMISGTVVQTLILTFITVRCKWEKQVQKARVHTNNEVATNRLLAS; encoded by the exons ATGGCACATCGCGGGCCCCTCCATCTTCACTCGAATCGCCTTGTTCTCCCTCACCGTCATCACCCAATCCTTCGCCGGCCACCTCAGCGACCTCGACCTCGCCGCCATCTCCATCGTCACCACTGTCATCATCGGCATCACCTTCGGCTTCTTG GAATGGCGAGTGCGCTAGAAACGCTTTGTGGTCAAGCATATGGTGCAAAACAATACCACATGTTGGGCATTTATATGCAACGCTCGTGGGTTGTGCTTTTTTTCAGTTCAATTTTGTTGGTGCCTCTTTTTCTCTTCGCTACGCCCATACTTGAGTTCACGGGGCAATCAATGGAGGTGGCAGAGCTGTCGGGAGTGGTGGCGCTGTGGTTGATTCCGATGCACTTGAGCTTTGGGTTTCAGTTCACGTTGGTGAGGTTTTTGCAGTGCCAACTCAAGACAGCGGTGATCGCTTGGGTGTCCGGTGTGGTACTTGCACTCCATGTATTTGTTAGTTGGTTGTTTGTGTATAAGTTGAGGGTTGGCATTGTTGGGACTGCAATTACCCTCGATTTCTCATGGTGGGTTTCAGTTTTAGGTCTGTTTGGGTTTGTTGTTTGTGGTGGTTGTCCTCATTCTTGGACTGGTTTTTCCAATCAAGCATTTGTTGGGCTGTGGGAATTCTTCAAGCTGTCTGTGGCTTCTGGGGTCATGCTCTT GTTGGAGAATTTTTACTTTAGAGTGTTGATCATAGTCGCAGGTAAAATGCAGAATGCTGAAGTTGCACTTGATGCCCTGTCCATCTG CGTCACTATCCTGGCATGGGAATCCATGATTCCCCTTGGATTTTTTGCAGCAACTGG GGTACGTGTAGCAAATGAGCTTGGAGCTGGCAATGCAGAAGGTGCGAAGTTTGCTAGCATTGTCTGTGTGTTCACCTCCCTACTTGTGGGCATTCTTTTTTGGGTTCTGATCTTAGCCATCCCTGATAAGCTTGCGATGATCTTCACTTCAACCACTTCTGTAATCACAATGGTCGAACAATTATCAGTGTTGCTGTCATTTACCGTTCTCCTGAACTGCATTCAGCCAGTACTCTCGG GTGTGGCAGTTGGGTCTGGTTGGCAAGTATTGGTGGCATTTGTAAATGTAGGTAGTTACTATATAGTTGGAGTTCCGCTTGGGCTTGTTATGGGCTGGTTCCTAGATTTTGGCATTGAG GGTATTTGGTGTGGAATGATCAGTGGAACAGTGGTCCAAACATTGATATTAACATTTATAACGGTCAGATGCAAATGGGAAAAACAG GTGCAAAAAGCTCGCGTGCATACGAACAATGAGGTTGCAACCAACAGACTATTAGCAAGTTAA
- the LOC131331410 gene encoding protein DETOXIFICATION 27-like isoform X3, whose protein sequence is MASALETLCGQAYGAKQYHMLGIYMQRSWVVLFFSSILLVPLFLFATPILEFTGQSMEVAELSGVVALWLIPMHLSFGFQFTLVRFLQCQLKTAVIAWVSGVVLALHVFVSWLFVYKLRVGIVGTAITLDFSWWVSVLGLFGFVVCGGCPHSWTGFSNQAFVGLWEFFKLSVASGVMLLLENFYFRVLIIVAGKMQNAEVALDALSICVTILAWESMIPLGFFAATGVRVANELGAGNAEGAKFASIVCVFTSLLVGILFWVLILAIPDKLAMIFTSTTSVITMVEQLSVLLSFTVLLNCIQPVLSGVAVGSGWQVLVAFVNVGSYYIVGVPLGLVMGWFLDFGIEGIWCGMISGTVVQTLILTFITVRCKWEKQVQKARVHTNNEVATNRLLAS, encoded by the exons ATGGCGAGTGCGCTAGAAACGCTTTGTGGTCAAGCATATGGTGCAAAACAATACCACATGTTGGGCATTTATATGCAACGCTCGTGGGTTGTGCTTTTTTTCAGTTCAATTTTGTTGGTGCCTCTTTTTCTCTTCGCTACGCCCATACTTGAGTTCACGGGGCAATCAATGGAGGTGGCAGAGCTGTCGGGAGTGGTGGCGCTGTGGTTGATTCCGATGCACTTGAGCTTTGGGTTTCAGTTCACGTTGGTGAGGTTTTTGCAGTGCCAACTCAAGACAGCGGTGATCGCTTGGGTGTCCGGTGTGGTACTTGCACTCCATGTATTTGTTAGTTGGTTGTTTGTGTATAAGTTGAGGGTTGGCATTGTTGGGACTGCAATTACCCTCGATTTCTCATGGTGGGTTTCAGTTTTAGGTCTGTTTGGGTTTGTTGTTTGTGGTGGTTGTCCTCATTCTTGGACTGGTTTTTCCAATCAAGCATTTGTTGGGCTGTGGGAATTCTTCAAGCTGTCTGTGGCTTCTGGGGTCATGCTCTT GTTGGAGAATTTTTACTTTAGAGTGTTGATCATAGTCGCAGGTAAAATGCAGAATGCTGAAGTTGCACTTGATGCCCTGTCCATCTG CGTCACTATCCTGGCATGGGAATCCATGATTCCCCTTGGATTTTTTGCAGCAACTGG GGTACGTGTAGCAAATGAGCTTGGAGCTGGCAATGCAGAAGGTGCGAAGTTTGCTAGCATTGTCTGTGTGTTCACCTCCCTACTTGTGGGCATTCTTTTTTGGGTTCTGATCTTAGCCATCCCTGATAAGCTTGCGATGATCTTCACTTCAACCACTTCTGTAATCACAATGGTCGAACAATTATCAGTGTTGCTGTCATTTACCGTTCTCCTGAACTGCATTCAGCCAGTACTCTCGG GTGTGGCAGTTGGGTCTGGTTGGCAAGTATTGGTGGCATTTGTAAATGTAGGTAGTTACTATATAGTTGGAGTTCCGCTTGGGCTTGTTATGGGCTGGTTCCTAGATTTTGGCATTGAG GGTATTTGGTGTGGAATGATCAGTGGAACAGTGGTCCAAACATTGATATTAACATTTATAACGGTCAGATGCAAATGGGAAAAACAG GTGCAAAAAGCTCGCGTGCATACGAACAATGAGGTTGCAACCAACAGACTATTAGCAAGTTAA